The Acidobacteriota bacterium genome segment CGAGCGAGTCCGCAGGACTCCCAGACCGGACTGCGAAATATCAAGGCGTGGCTTGACATCGAGCCGGGTACCAGGTATGATCCTTAAAGCGGTGGCATCGTAAGGTCTGATCTTCGTCGCATCTGCAGGTTCTCACCAGACACTTACTGACGGGCTTTCATCCAAGCACACAACTCAAGAGGCCATTGAACCGCAATGGTGGCGTGGCAACACGGGCGATGGCCCGGGCGAGATCGTATACATCAGCGATCTGACGAGGTTGATTGATCACCTGTTTATCAGCTTCATGCCGTTAGAGGTGGCCTGCGACCGGCCACTCCGGGAATGTGGTTTGCCGGCGACCTGATCCTCACCTCGGCCGACTCCTGTGAAATAACGATCCTATTGGTTGGGGCCAAGGTATGGGCCGGTGAGTTTTGGGAACTCGACTTGTTAGGCGTTCACCGTCATAACAAACGTGAGCAGCAAACCGGTAATAGTATTTCGAATTCTCATGTTAGTCTATTCTTTTTGTATTTATTTTCATTTCTATCTTCGTATTTCAATTCCCAGCCAATCCTCGAGGGCTGTATATATTTGTTCTTTTTCTGGCAACCCAAAATCTACTATACTAAATACATGTCCTTTATCCCTGGCAATGAGTTTGACTGCATTGGTGTTTCCTGTTAGTTCTACTGCGCACGAAGTCCACATGTCGTATTCACCGTAGAGATAGAGAATGTTATTCCCTTCGTTTTGAAGGTAGTTCAGAATTGTTGGCATAACATCCTTTCGAAACGTTGCGTTCCGGGCATCCTTTGGAACGTAGATCGAAAAGTTTGGATCTTTAACCCACTGCAGCAAATCCACCATGTGAGCTACCGGATAGCCATGGTAGCCCAACTCCGTGAATTGTTGATAGTAAAGAGCCGCATTGTACGTCATTTGGCGTTCTGTAAACCTTGTGAATGAACCACTCAATAATCCAAAAAGCTGCTCTTTTGGCGCATCGGGTTGAGGAATATCCGACCCTCTTCGATCACCCGACCAGAACGAGAATGGGAATTGGATAATAGCCCATTCAAAAACCTCGTCAAGGCCGAGGGCAAAACTCAGTTTCTGGTTCATCGACAGCTCTTTCAGCATGGGAAGTAGTTCTGACCTTCTCGCCAGGCAGGTTCTCTGAAACTGCTTAGTCTTTTCTCGAGTCGGCTCATCGCCAATAGAACTCATAAAACTCTCGAAACGCGGATCGATAGGGCCTAACATGATTGGGGCAACCCAAGCGACTGTCGCATCCACATCGTGTGGGTAGTTTGCCCGGTGAAAAAGCGCAGCCATACCGCCTTTACTCCTACCGCATGAAATCCATTTCCCCGGATAAATTGCCTTTAGAGTCTCTACTACCAGATGAAGATCCGATGCGGCCTGCCACGATGTAAGATATTCCCATTTCACCGGATTGGGCTTTGATGACTCGTAGTATCTGTGTTCAACGATGACCTGGTTGGCATCAAGTATTCTTGCCATTTCCCGCTCCTTGGGCCAAGAAACTCCGTACCCCTCGGTTTCCAACACGACAGGTTTTGAGAAGTCGCGGTGCGAAAGAAATACGCGCTGGGTAAATCTCGCTCCTTTGGGATTCCCATGATCCAAAGGTTGAACAAATGCCAACTCAAATCCCTCAATAAAACCGGGAAGGGCCTCAATTCTCTTAACATATACACCATTAATTGCCTTTAACCTGTCAAATAGGTCAGCGGAATGTTCTTGACATTGTCCCGGACACGGAACTGTCAGCTTGAATAGCAGAATAGAGAGGCAAACAAAACGAATTACATTTACTGTCATTGTCAAACCTTTTTGTGAGCGCTATTTGTCATCGATCGCATATTCCCCTATTAGCCATATTACTTCCAAAAGAGCTTAGCCGGCATGCCGGGCAGAAGAACGAAGATGTCCTTGTAGTACTGCCGGACTTTGTCGATCTTGCTGTCCGCGACGCTTTCAAGCTTGATAGTGAGGTGGCCTAAGGCGATGTGGTTCGGCCTGAGGACCTCTTGGAGGAAGCGAGGATACGAAGGATTCGGACTCAGCGGCCAAGCGTACCCAACAACGGCCAGATCGATCGGAACCGTTCCCAGTCCGAATTTGAGGAAATCATCAGGCTTCCCCATCCAATCCCCTTGGTGGAACACCCGCCAGCCGTTGACCTCGATGAAATACATGAGGTTCATCGGTGCTTTCTCGTTGCCATGGAGCGTTCGAACGATGGTGAGGGGGATGCGCGCCACGTCCCTCTTGACGTTCTCTCCAACCTCGAGGTCGACGGAGATGATCCGCGGGGCGATTCTCGACCAGTCCGACGCGACGTTGCGCATCTCGTCCACCGCGTCCGACGGCGCCACGAGGACGGGCTCAGGACGAGACTCCAGGTAGCGAACCGCCAGGGCAGCGTCGAAATGATCCCGGTGTTTGTGCGTGACGAGCACAAGGTCGACACTGTCGAAGGGGGCTTCCCCCTTCATCATACTGTCGAGCGTCTCGAGTGTGGGAACACGGTACAACTTCGGCTTATCGAAGAGGCAGTCGATCATGACCTTGGAATCACCCGAGCTTACCAGAACGCCCATGTTGGCCACGTAGGTCAACACGAGAGGCTCTTGAGTCGCGGTCTGTCCCGATAAGGAAGAGGCCCACGGCGTTTTTTGGCCAAGATATGGGCCTGTTAAAACCGGGAAATCATCCTTCTGTGCGTAAATGGATTGACCCAATATGGCGGAAACCAGAATCACAGCACAAATTGTTTTAGATCTCAATTTTCTATATCCTCTTTTCCGCTTTCTTATCTACTAATACGTTGAAGAGATAATTGTGTTACACTTCACCTTATTCCCTTCCAACGACTTCCACTCTTTGTAGTATACCTAATGCATGCTCGAAAGTTGAATTCCATAGAAGTTCGGGGAGAGTGAGGTCGGGGCCACTTGACGAGACCTGAACTCATGTAATAATGAGGCGTGGTACTGCCCGGCTGAGTTCCAAGCCGCTGCGCCATGCTTGGTGGAAGCTTTAATCATTGTGATCCGCATTGCGCAACTGCACCGAATGTACTGCCGTGTTCTCTGTCGCTGTCATGTCCAACCTTGACCGATATTCTCTCGGTCAGCTCTGCCCGTGAGTCGGTCTGTGTCCATCCTGTGAGTACGGGGGACAAAAAGAAACACAACCAGACAAAACCAGACAAAAAGAGACAACAAAACCTATATTTATCCTGTTAAGCCGGTTACGGCGTATTTTACTGCACCCCAACGGGTTACACGAACGCCCCTTGGAGAATCCCTGCCTCTCCGCCAGATTGTTTTGGGGCGGTGGAACCAAAAACCCTTAGAGGTAAATGACTGTCAAATCAAGTCTCGTATAGTGCACTTTAGCTCTGCCCACCCTGATGCTGCGGTCAATGTTACCGGCGCACAGTCCGTATCACAGAGAACCATACTCCCGGTACCCGGGTCAGGCTCCGACTCGAGTTGCCTCTCCCAGGGAGAGTGGGCTCTCTGGTGTCAACTATCCCTCTACCGGCGGCTGAAGGGTTCTGCTGCGCCTTCACAGCCAGGCTGAGGATACAGATCAGTGGCGTCGCGGATTCGGCCGGCGAACGATGCGATTCAATCTACCCCATCAGCCGCTCGCAGCCATGTAACCGATTGATATAGGCTAACTGTCCAATATGGTAGCTTTCGTGCAGTTGCATGAAGCCCACTATGGACCCAACCGTCCTTTCAACGCCGGGCATTTCGAACGGTGACTCTCCGGCCAGTACTTCGTCAGGAACCTCCTGCAACCGGGCATGCATCTTCGTAGTTATGTTTTCCCATTCATTCTCGATCTGTTCAAGGCTCGGATAGATGGCCGGATCGCCTGGTTCTGCCCCATATTGAAACAGACTCGCGTCCGGGAATTCATCCTTGATTCCAAGTAGTCGAGCCACGACAAAACGATACGCCGTCAGGTGACCAACTACCCAGTGAAACGAGTTTCCCTTATCATACGGACGCTTGTGCAAATCAGAAGAATTTGCCATCTCCAGAACCTTGCGAAACAGGTCAGAGTTAATCTGGTACAGCGTCGCGATGGATTTCATGTTCGGGTTCATCCTCAGGTCCTTTCATTCAGCTGTGTGCGAGCACAGGTAAGTGAGTTCCGTTATCGATTCTTGTTCCGTACAACGAGATAGTTTTCACGCTTTCCTCGGTTTGCCCGCGTTCAATCCGATGTCTTCCGGCACCGGCAACTTACATTCACCCTCTCCGGGAATCTCTCCCGCCCCTGCATTTCGCGCGCGATGCCACGGAAACGACAGACAAGTCAGTCTTTTCAAGAACGATCGAGGGGAGGTCCGAGGCCGTAGTACAAGTTGTCTCCCGCACCCTGGCTCCAGAGGAGTGGATGAACTTTTGATATATCCAGTTCACCCTCAGTGAGACATTCTTCATCAACATACGACTTGATAACGCGGCCAATGACCCCTTCACCCTCCTCACGGGTGATGATCTCAGTGACTTTACACTCTATGTTGATGGGGCATTGCGTAATCATCGGCGCCGTTTTCAGTTCGCCATAGAACGTATCGAAAAGCCTGCTCTTGTCGTAATCGCGGCCGGACTTGGACCCGCAGATATACATCTCCCGGAGTAGTGCTTCTGAAGGAATGTTCACACTGAACGCCCTGTGCTCCCTGATTCCGCCAAATGTATAGCGTTTTCGGTACATGCTGAGAAAGATATAACGACCGAACGCAAACGGACAGATGTAGCCTATCACCAGGTAGTTGGGCCGTTCGTCAACGAGCGCCCCTACCAAGACAGCAGGAAGCGGGTAGAGCTGATGCCTGTCATATTCGTTTTTCACGTGTTCTCCTTTATGGCTGCGGACCTTGCGTGGACTATTTCCAATTCGGCTTACGCTCAGTCTCTTGCTTTTCCATAGCAGACAACCGAGTATACCTATATGCTAACGTGATTTGTCGTATAAGTCACGTGCAATGTAATCATCATTAGCATGCACACCATTTATATAGCTCTCAGCACTGTTTTTGACCGCCGGTCTGTACACAGTTGTTGCGCAATATGAGCGGCGTTGAACAACCCCGGCCCGACTATGGCTACGCATACGACGATGGGTTTCTGAATCTGATCATCGTCGAACATCTCCCTGAGAATGAAGCGTCCGCCAGGCCTGCAGTATGTGATCAGATATAGAAACACTCAGCATCGCGGCGCTGATAGTATCGATTGACAACTGGTCAAAGCTGACACACCGTACTGGACTATCCGTTGCCTCATATCTGCAGCAAATACTGCATCTTGACAAAGAACTGTCTGGATGCAAGCCTGTTCGAGATAGATATGTGTCCACTCGTGTTCTCCCGGGTAAGCTCCTCGTAGTTGTAGGTTGATCCTATATAGAATACCGAGAACGGGTTCAGCCTGTACGTCAGGAGTGGTTCAATGGACCACTGGTCGATGAAGTCATCATACTGAATCGCCAGGCGCCCTGCCATCCGGCGCGATACCTGGTAATCCATGCGCGTACGGTATATAAACCCGTTATACAGCTCCTCATCCGAATCCAGCTGAAGACCTCGAGCGTAATCCAGCCACTGTTGCAGCAAGATGCGATCGTACGGCTTCAGTTTTACCGACAGGTTGAGATCGAGTGTCTTGGCCATCGTCAAATAACGTCGAGCTATTCCATGCCCGCAGGTCACAGCCGCTTCCAGTTGCAGCAGGTTCCCAAGCTGAGCACTAGCGTCCTGATAGATGTGCCAGCTGTCGTCGGATTGAATACCCCCGAAGTTCTCCGCCGTCCGTGCGTATTGCGAGAAGAATCCCGCCTGGGCTACTCTGAGACGGGTCCACAGGTTCAATTCGAGCATTCTGTACTTCGGTTTGCCGTCGAAATTCCACTCTCCAAACAAACTGATATGTGGATTGATTGTTTCAAAGGGCCCCGCGGGCAAGCGATGGAAATAGCCAACGACGGAGTTCACGGCACGATAGTCATTCTGCGGTACGAATCCGAGGTACTGTCGGAAGGTTGGGGCAGCCTGTTCGAAAGCCAGTGAGGCGTTCCAACTGCTTGTCCACCAGCCCAGGTAAGCATAGTCGAATTGTCCCCAGAATGACTCTCCATCCATTGCTCTGGTATAACGCTTATCGAATGTAGAATCTGAGTCAGCAATCTCGCCGGTCAAGCCGGGATCATCGTGTTCGGTTACGTGACTGGCCGCAAGATGGTACCTTGCCCGAACCGTCGGAGCCAGTCGGAAAAGTCCGTCCAGTGTAACGGAAGAACCGGAGCCACCTCCGTTGAATCTCTGGTCCGTGACAATCATGCCTACCTCGGAGCCTTCTCCAACAGATTGCCTGATTCTGATCACGTTCGACGTGCTCTTTCCTGCGAGCAGATAATCGCTCCGCTCCTCGGACGGCAATACGATTGGTGATATCCGGTCTCGAGCCAGCAGATACCCCACGCTGGTGCGTCCGGAGCGCAAGGTTGCCTTCGCAACGAGCTCGGGGTCGTTGATCATGCGTGTATAGACAGTACGGATGGCGGCCCGGAACAAGTCGCTACCCTCCTGAAAGAACGGACGGCGTTCCGGATAAAAGAGCGTGAATGTCGTGGTCACGTCGATCTGTCCGGCATCGGCTTCGATCTGGCTGAAGTCCGGATTTACTGCAGCCTCCAGAGTGGCGCTGGAGGATATAGAGTATTTACCCCATACCGAAAGTTCTCCATCCGGATTATCGTTCACGAATTCATACGGAGATTTAACCTCGCCGGTCCCGGCAACCCGTCCCGACTGATATGCGATCACGCTCGGGGTTATTTGAATCCCCCGTCCGGGTGATACTCCCGCAATGCCGCTTACTGTTCCCCACTGGCAGGGCCAGCAGTTCTCATCACGGTCGTAGGCGGCCCAGGCGTACTCGGCCTGTGTTTCCCTCGGATGAATGCGCCAGAAATCCAACCTCCAGACCCGGTTATCCCTGTTCGGAAACCTGAGGGATGCAAACGGAATGGCTATTTCTACCTGGTAACCGGAATCAGTGACTATACCTGCTGACTCCCAGATAAGATCGAAGCCTCTTTCCTCGCCGCCGGTTGCGGCCCACATAACATCTCCCTGAATACCCAGGGGGTTGACGTACAGCAGATATGCCCAAGCGGCGTCTCCGTAGGTGTCCAGACCCACCATGACATAATCGTCGCTGAATATCTTGTCACGCTCACATAAGGAAGCCCGGATGGTCTCCGGCTCGTCGTGGCAGACGAAGGCGATGTACAGCTTGTCGCCATCATAGGTTAGGTAAGCCTCAGTTTCCACAGGAGGTTTCGTCCGGTCGCCTGGATAGCGCTCTGCGAAGTTCGCTGCCAGCGCGGCACTTTGCCAACCCGAATCGTCCAGATGACCGTCAATCTCAATATTCCCGCGCGCTCTGGCAGCCTCAAGGGACGGTTGAAAGACAGGGCTGAAGTCGTTGACCGTTTCACAGTGCGTTGGGGCAGGAGACCAGACGAAGAGCCCCGCCAAGCACGCCGCGAGAAGCCAACCTGAGTATCTCATATGTACAACTCCTTGCCACATCGCCGACATTGTTCCGGCGCTTTGCTGAACGTTCGTAAAACCAAACGCTGCCGTCATTGCGCTCACCGGGTACTTCGCTTAACGCTCGTGCATTATAGCATACGCCAGATAGTGCTATAAGTCTCATGCAATTATACTATAGTATCCATGATGCTTCGTCATATATCGCTGCAATTCTCAGACGTGACTCCTTTGGCGCGCAACTTACAGGGGCCGTTCCTCCGGATATCTGAGTTCCTGCCACCCGGAGTCATTGGTGAAGTGAATGATGTCTATGTGAACTTCACGACAGTGACAGGTGACGTCGTACCCTGGCCTTCGCATGTCGAAAAGGAGGAGATGTGTTATGTCGTTAGAGGCTCGCTGCGAACGGACAGTGAGAACCGTCCCGGCCGACTCCCGACCTGGACAGTTCAAGTACCGCACCGACGAGAAAGATGAGCCAACTACTCCAGGCCGGAGCCCAGATTGTCTCGAAGCAGATCGATAAAACCTTGTATGTAACCGGGACGGTTCGGATCTTTCAGAGTCATTGCATACCAGGTTCGCTTGACACCTTTTCTGGTGAGACGGATAGGAACCAATCTTGCGGACCTCAAGTAAGGTGTTGCCGCCCACCGGACCATAACAGTTATCCCCAGGCCGGCCTTAACCATGTCTATGATTGCATCCGTCATAGGCAGCGTGACCACCTCTTTCGGCGTGACACCGGCAGGTGTAAGTACCTTTTGGAATAGATTGCTTTCTTCCAACTTACTTTCAAAAACTATGAGATTCTCGGCGGCAAGGTCTTTAGGCAGAATGAACTTCCTACTTGCCCAGCGGTGATCGTTGCGAACAATAACAACGTCCTCGTCCTCGAAAAGAGACTGATACTGCAGATCTTTGGACGATATGACTCGATTCACGAGGGCCATGTCAAGCTCACCATCAAGCAGAGAATTGTAAGGATCAGCAGTTGCGGCGAGGCGGATCTTAATCTCGACACCCTGGAATTCTTTTTTATATGCCTCCAGGATTTTAGGAAGCCAATGGTAACACGTGTAGCATGCGGTCACCAGTCTCAGCATGCCGCCGCGCCCATGGCTAATGGCATTCACGTCATTCTCGATTTTTTGTAATTCGCAGAGTATTTTGCAGGCTCCTCGGTTAAGTATCTGCCCCGCCTGCGTAAGGGTCATCCGTCTGCCGATCCTGTTAAAGAGAGCCAGACCAAACTCATCTTCGACAGCGCGGAGTTGGCGGCTGAGTGCAGGCTGTGTCAGGTAGAGTGTCTTGCCTGCCGCGGTAAGTGTACCGGTCTGGGCGAGAGTCTTAATAAGCTGCAAATGTCTTATTTCCACGTTCAGTCTCCTGTCATCATAATCTCCGGGGTATATAACCCTGTGTAATAGGAATCATGAAAAAGTTACAGTGTTATTATACATCTTCTGCTCGTATTATACAAAAGGAATTATTGAAAAGAGCCGTCGTTGAGCGATCACTACTGGCGGGTGCCTGGCTCAGGTGCTTCCGGACTCTTGAGGTTCTTTTGCCTCCGGGCTTGAGTTGTAGCCGGCAGAGGAGAAACTTG includes the following:
- a CDS encoding S28 family serine protease, with the translated sequence MTVNVIRFVCLSILLFKLTVPCPGQCQEHSADLFDRLKAINGVYVKRIEALPGFIEGFELAFVQPLDHGNPKGARFTQRVFLSHRDFSKPVVLETEGYGVSWPKEREMARILDANQVIVEHRYYESSKPNPVKWEYLTSWQAASDLHLVVETLKAIYPGKWISCGRSKGGMAALFHRANYPHDVDATVAWVAPIMLGPIDPRFESFMSSIGDEPTREKTKQFQRTCLARRSELLPMLKELSMNQKLSFALGLDEVFEWAIIQFPFSFWSGDRRGSDIPQPDAPKEQLFGLLSGSFTRFTERQMTYNAALYYQQFTELGYHGYPVAHMVDLLQWVKDPNFSIYVPKDARNATFRKDVMPTILNYLQNEGNNILYLYGEYDMWTSCAVELTGNTNAVKLIARDKGHVFSIVDFGLPEKEQIYTALEDWLGIEIRR
- a CDS encoding DUF5916 domain-containing protein, with protein sequence METEAYLTYDGDKLYIAFVCHDEPETIRASLCERDKIFSDDYVMVGLDTYGDAAWAYLLYVNPLGIQGDVMWAATGGEERGFDLIWESAGIVTDSGYQVEIAIPFASLRFPNRDNRVWRLDFWRIHPRETQAEYAWAAYDRDENCWPCQWGTVSGIAGVSPGRGIQITPSVIAYQSGRVAGTGEVKSPYEFVNDNPDGELSVWGKYSISSSATLEAAVNPDFSQIEADAGQIDVTTTFTLFYPERRPFFQEGSDLFRAAIRTVYTRMINDPELVAKATLRSGRTSVGYLLARDRISPIVLPSEERSDYLLAGKSTSNVIRIRQSVGEGSEVGMIVTDQRFNGGGSGSSVTLDGLFRLAPTVRARYHLAASHVTEHDDPGLTGEIADSDSTFDKRYTRAMDGESFWGQFDYAYLGWWTSSWNASLAFEQAAPTFRQYLGFVPQNDYRAVNSVVGYFHRLPAGPFETINPHISLFGEWNFDGKPKYRMLELNLWTRLRVAQAGFFSQYARTAENFGGIQSDDSWHIYQDASAQLGNLLQLEAAVTCGHGIARRYLTMAKTLDLNLSVKLKPYDRILLQQWLDYARGLQLDSDEELYNGFIYRTRMDYQVSRRMAGRLAIQYDDFIDQWSIEPLLTYRLNPFSVFYIGSTYNYEELTRENTSGHISISNRLASRQFFVKMQYLLQI
- a CDS encoding DinB family protein → MKSIATLYQINSDLFRKVLEMANSSDLHKRPYDKGNSFHWVVGHLTAYRFVVARLLGIKDEFPDASLFQYGAEPGDPAIYPSLEQIENEWENITTKMHARLQEVPDEVLAGESPFEMPGVERTVGSIVGFMQLHESYHIGQLAYINRLHGCERLMG
- a CDS encoding flavin reductase family protein, yielding MKNEYDRHQLYPLPAVLVGALVDERPNYLVIGYICPFAFGRYIFLSMYRKRYTFGGIREHRAFSVNIPSEALLREMYICGSKSGRDYDKSRLFDTFYGELKTAPMITQCPINIECKVTEIITREEGEGVIGRVIKSYVDEECLTEGELDISKVHPLLWSQGAGDNLYYGLGPPLDRS
- a CDS encoding MBL fold metallo-hydrolase, yielding MLTYVANMGVLVSSGDSKVMIDCLFDKPKLYRVPTLETLDSMMKGEAPFDSVDLVLVTHKHRDHFDAALAVRYLESRPEPVLVAPSDAVDEMRNVASDWSRIAPRIISVDLEVGENVKRDVARIPLTIVRTLHGNEKAPMNLMYFIEVNGWRVFHQGDWMGKPDDFLKFGLGTVPIDLAVVGYAWPLSPNPSYPRFLQEVLRPNHIALGHLTIKLESVADSKIDKVRQYYKDIFVLLPGMPAKLFWK
- a CDS encoding LysR family transcriptional regulator, which encodes MEIRHLQLIKTLAQTGTLTAAGKTLYLTQPALSRQLRAVEDEFGLALFNRIGRRMTLTQAGQILNRGACKILCELQKIENDVNAISHGRGGMLRLVTACYTCYHWLPKILEAYKKEFQGVEIKIRLAATADPYNSLLDGELDMALVNRVISSKDLQYQSLFEDEDVVIVRNDHRWASRKFILPKDLAAENLIVFESKLEESNLFQKVLTPAGVTPKEVVTLPMTDAIIDMVKAGLGITVMVRWAATPYLRSARLVPIRLTRKGVKRTWYAMTLKDPNRPGYIQGFIDLLRDNLGSGLE